A region from the Fibrobacter sp. genome encodes:
- a CDS encoding thiazole synthase: MNDKLVIGGHEFSSRFILGSGKYSLKLIEAAVRDAGAQIVTLAVRRANTKDHENILDYIPKGVTLLPNTSGARNADEAVRIARLSRELGCGDFVKIEIMRDTKYLLPDNYETIKATETLAKEGFVVMPYMYPDLNVARDLANAGAAAVMPLAAPIGSNKGLSTREFIQILIDEIDLPIIVDAGIGKPSEACAAMEMGAAAIMANTALATAGDLPMMAQSFKLAIEAGRKAYLAGLGRVLTRGASASDPLTGFLRD, encoded by the coding sequence ATGAACGACAAACTTGTTATCGGCGGTCATGAATTTAGTTCCCGCTTTATTTTAGGTTCCGGCAAGTATTCCCTCAAGTTGATTGAAGCCGCGGTGCGCGATGCGGGGGCACAGATTGTGACCCTGGCGGTGCGCCGTGCGAACACGAAGGATCACGAGAATATCCTCGACTACATTCCGAAGGGCGTGACGCTGTTGCCGAATACGTCCGGCGCCCGCAACGCCGACGAGGCGGTCCGCATCGCGCGCCTTTCCCGCGAACTCGGCTGCGGTGATTTCGTCAAGATTGAAATCATGCGCGACACGAAGTACCTTTTGCCTGATAACTACGAGACTATCAAGGCGACCGAAACCCTCGCCAAGGAGGGTTTCGTGGTGATGCCGTATATGTACCCGGATTTGAACGTGGCGCGCGACCTCGCTAACGCGGGTGCCGCAGCCGTGATGCCGCTTGCTGCCCCGATTGGTTCCAACAAGGGCCTTTCCACGCGCGAGTTCATCCAGATCCTCATCGACGAAATCGATTTGCCCATCATTGTGGATGCGGGTATCGGCAAACCGTCCGAAGCCTGTGCTGCGATGGAAATGGGTGCTGCCGCTATCATGGCGAATACCGCCCTCGCTACCGCGGGCGACTTGCCGATGATGGCCCAGAGTTTCAAGCTTGCTATCGAGGCGGGTCGCAAGGCCTACCTCGCAGGCCTTGGGCGCGTTCTCACGCGCGGGGCTTCCGCCTCCGACCCGCTCACCGGTTTTTTAAGAGACTAA
- the thiF gene encoding thiamine biosynthesis protein ThiF, translating into MDSRMPSREEMFAALEMRQGADAVRKLQAATVAVCGLGGLGSNIAISLARAGVGKLILVDFDCVDVTNLHRQQYRANQVGLPKPDALLANLKEIAPYTEYETYFEKLTAENAARLLAKADVICEAFDVAESKATLVNTVLETMPEKFLVAASGMAGYGSGNEISTRKVTKRFYVCGDGRSDVADGIGLIAPRVMLCAAHQALTAIRLILGQE; encoded by the coding sequence ATGGATTCCCGCATGCCTTCCCGCGAAGAGATGTTTGCCGCACTCGAGATGCGGCAAGGTGCTGATGCCGTTCGCAAGTTGCAGGCGGCGACGGTTGCCGTTTGCGGGCTGGGCGGTCTCGGCTCGAACATCGCGATTTCATTGGCGCGTGCCGGTGTAGGGAAGTTGATTCTGGTGGATTTTGATTGCGTCGACGTGACGAACCTTCATCGCCAGCAGTACAGGGCGAATCAGGTGGGGCTTCCTAAGCCGGACGCTTTGCTTGCGAACCTGAAAGAGATTGCGCCTTACACGGAGTACGAGACGTATTTTGAAAAGTTGACTGCCGAAAATGCGGCAAGGCTGCTTGCGAAAGCCGATGTAATCTGCGAGGCGTTCGATGTCGCCGAATCGAAGGCGACGCTTGTGAATACGGTGCTCGAGACGATGCCCGAAAAGTTCTTGGTTGCGGCCTCCGGCATGGCAGGTTATGGCAGCGGGAATGAAATTTCGACCCGCAAGGTGACGAAACGCTTTTATGTCTGCGGCGATGGCAGGAGCGATGTTGCCGACGGAATCGGGTTGATAGCCCCGCGCGTGATGCTCTGCGCCGCCCACCAGGCCTTGACCGCCATCCGCCTGATCCTTGGACAGGAATAG
- the thiS gene encoding sulfur carrier protein ThiS yields the protein MLTINGQSVDAAGKSVAQYLAEAGYNTARIAVERNEEIVPKAKYAETLLADGDVVEVVNFVGGG from the coding sequence ATGCTAACGATTAACGGACAATCGGTCGATGCCGCTGGCAAATCAGTCGCCCAGTATCTCGCTGAAGCCGGCTACAATACTGCGCGGATTGCTGTGGAACGCAATGAGGAAATTGTCCCGAAGGCCAAATATGCCGAAACGCTTTTGGCCGATGGAGATGTCGTCGAAGTCGTGAACTTTGTAGGTGGCGGGTGA
- a CDS encoding FlgD immunoglobulin-like domain containing protein codes for MNKKIILSALLVLGISSSFAVPHPRIGVISEKCSGSGDNQKNGVFIALDTENSNDKSEVITNLTTISHIYYTSGHMIFRYCAINLLEDAMPKTKYDYIVLQLDQKCPSGTYPFTRHHDTQDGGKNYNIGALLWPSVINESTADLKYCFVPKDSKSKLSHPFENYPSSEVPSQYGVFANPFHITHAINTLYYYVIHLDEEDSNNGTKFIWGKDIEKNTAIQNRIQKIIYGEDNTYYLATLWPAPTQNAAKSANAKNVDTPKVELKPASAEIKSIDYTAIVFELKSAGSAKISIKNLNGTEVAKFNEQNLDAGIHTLNWDSGIMMPRGRYIVTIQHNGSVKAKSIILK; via the coding sequence ATGAATAAAAAGATCATTCTATCAGCACTACTAGTGTTAGGAATCTCCTCAAGTTTTGCAGTACCCCATCCAAGAATAGGCGTCATCTCAGAAAAGTGTTCAGGATCTGGCGACAATCAAAAAAACGGAGTTTTCATCGCACTTGACACAGAAAACAGCAATGACAAATCAGAAGTTATAACCAACTTAACTACAATTAGTCACATTTATTATACTAGTGGACATATGATTTTCCGTTATTGCGCAATCAATCTTTTAGAAGACGCAATGCCTAAAACAAAATACGACTACATTGTTCTTCAACTAGACCAAAAATGTCCAAGCGGGACATATCCGTTTACACGTCATCATGACACTCAAGACGGCGGAAAAAATTATAATATCGGAGCTTTATTATGGCCCAGCGTCATTAACGAAAGTACTGCAGATTTGAAATACTGTTTCGTACCCAAAGACAGCAAGTCGAAACTTTCTCATCCGTTTGAAAATTACCCCTCCTCAGAAGTTCCTTCCCAATACGGAGTTTTCGCAAACCCTTTTCACATCACTCATGCCATAAACACCCTTTATTACTATGTCATTCACCTCGATGAAGAAGACTCCAATAACGGCACCAAATTTATTTGGGGAAAAGACATAGAAAAGAACACTGCCATCCAAAATCGCATTCAGAAAATAATTTATGGAGAGGACAATACATATTACCTAGCAACATTGTGGCCAGCTCCAACGCAGAATGCGGCTAAATCGGCAAACGCAAAAAATGTCGATACGCCCAAAGTTGAACTCAAGCCGGCTTCCGCAGAAATCAAGAGCATCGATTACACCGCTATCGTCTTCGAACTCAAATCTGCCGGCAGCGCAAAGATTTCCATCAAGAATCTCAATGGTACCGAAGTCGCCAAGTTCAACGAACAGAACCTTGATGCCGGCATCCATACCCTCAATTGGGATTCTGGAATCATGATGCCTCGCGGCCGCTACATCGTGACCATTCAGCACAATGGTTCTGTTAAAGCAAAGAGCATCATACTGAAGTAA
- a CDS encoding family 43 glycosylhydrolase: MKGLGSVFVLSVALCAQVTLAADWYAKETRWAGHDPDIIRYEDGYALATTDNHMLMQFSEDALNWKNGDQAMPKFSQWLYKYAPNMIDIWAPDIHYVGGEYRMYYCGSEMGIRSSGMGFMSSKEIDPTKPDYGWTDQGEVIHTVKSDSYNAIDAAVLKDLDGKVWMAFGSWGTGIHILELDETTGKVKNGAKMINIANRGGSGIEGASLIEHNGYYYLFTAWDNCCKKGADLENNSYKTTVGRSKSITSGYVDKSGKRLLDGGGTILLSRYGRYYGPAGGEAFEDVNRQRFVNHYYDKNDGGNSYIQVRDIVYTDDNWPELGQPFLGRYLSAEAEHGALTHVDISSSSKASNGEFCAYINYEDSKIRLPMIIPQAGDYLIRYRYDNNWTEDGANGSSHFVSINGKKQEIELPLTGAWSEFPEKSVVYIPTKLKRGSNFIEITKGKHYAELDRLDFLRIIRDTIPANGFDNGIRVRLTENDEFAIKDGGYAIFENVITDSIVGPGVLVQVKNGAGGILNIRKESKKGEVISKCELPSAGDASKWVDVRCSNMPELKGVQDFYLTAEGLGGETLLGNIKFDEGVKDTSSIAIRNVTRPAVYRDDLRSQKAGGYRDLKGRRYSKQIRYRVLF; this comes from the coding sequence ATGAAGGGATTGGGCTCTGTATTTGTGCTTTCCGTTGCTTTGTGCGCGCAGGTGACTCTTGCTGCCGATTGGTATGCGAAGGAGACTCGCTGGGCCGGGCACGATCCGGATATCATCCGTTACGAAGACGGCTATGCGCTTGCGACGACGGACAACCACATGCTCATGCAGTTTTCCGAAGATGCGCTGAACTGGAAAAACGGTGACCAGGCAATGCCGAAGTTCTCGCAGTGGCTTTACAAGTATGCCCCGAACATGATCGACATCTGGGCTCCCGACATTCACTACGTCGGTGGTGAATACCGCATGTACTATTGCGGTTCCGAAATGGGCATTCGCTCGTCGGGAATGGGCTTCATGTCGAGCAAGGAAATCGACCCGACCAAGCCCGATTACGGCTGGACAGACCAGGGGGAAGTCATTCACACGGTCAAGAGCGATTCGTACAACGCGATTGACGCGGCTGTCCTCAAAGACTTGGATGGAAAGGTCTGGATGGCTTTCGGTTCGTGGGGCACGGGTATCCATATCCTCGAACTCGACGAGACGACGGGCAAGGTGAAGAACGGCGCGAAGATGATTAATATCGCGAACCGCGGTGGCTCGGGCATCGAAGGCGCAAGCCTCATTGAGCACAACGGCTACTACTACTTGTTCACCGCATGGGATAACTGTTGCAAGAAGGGCGCTGACCTCGAGAATAATTCTTACAAGACGACGGTCGGGCGTTCCAAATCGATTACCAGCGGCTATGTCGACAAGTCCGGCAAAAGGTTGCTGGATGGTGGCGGAACGATTCTGTTGAGCCGCTACGGGCGTTACTACGGGCCGGCGGGTGGCGAGGCGTTTGAAGACGTGAACCGTCAGCGCTTTGTGAACCATTACTACGACAAGAACGACGGCGGAAATTCCTACATACAGGTCCGCGACATCGTCTATACCGATGACAATTGGCCTGAACTCGGACAGCCCTTCCTGGGGCGTTATCTGAGTGCCGAAGCGGAACACGGTGCCTTGACGCATGTGGATATTTCCAGCAGTTCCAAGGCCTCGAATGGCGAGTTCTGCGCCTATATCAACTATGAAGACAGCAAGATTCGTTTGCCGATGATTATTCCGCAGGCGGGCGATTACCTGATCCGTTACCGTTACGATAACAACTGGACCGAAGACGGCGCTAACGGTAGCTCGCATTTTGTGAGCATCAACGGCAAGAAGCAGGAAATTGAGCTGCCGTTGACGGGCGCATGGAGCGAATTCCCCGAGAAGTCCGTCGTGTATATCCCGACGAAACTCAAGCGCGGCTCGAATTTCATCGAGATTACGAAGGGCAAGCATTATGCGGAACTCGACAGGCTCGACTTTTTACGCATCATCCGCGACACGATTCCTGCGAACGGTTTTGACAACGGAATCCGCGTGCGGTTAACCGAGAACGACGAGTTCGCCATCAAGGATGGCGGTTATGCGATTTTCGAGAACGTGATTACGGATTCCATCGTTGGCCCGGGTGTGCTCGTGCAGGTGAAAAATGGAGCCGGCGGCATATTGAATATCCGCAAGGAAAGCAAGAAGGGCGAAGTGATTTCGAAATGCGAATTGCCCTCGGCGGGCGATGCCTCCAAGTGGGTGGACGTGCGCTGCAGCAACATGCCCGAATTGAAGGGCGTGCAGGACTTCTACCTGACGGCGGAAGGTCTCGGCGGCGAAACTCTCTTGGGTAACATCAAGTTCGATGAAGGAGTGAAGGATACGAGCTCCATAGCTATCCGGAATGTGACGCGACCCGCTGTGTATCGCGATGATTTGCGTTCGCAAAAAGCCGGAGGGTACCGCGACCTGAAGGGCCGCCGCTATTCTAAGCAGATTCGCTACAGGGTGCTGTTCTGA
- a CDS encoding efflux RND transporter permease subunit: MSVANLSVRRPVLMTVMALVIILLGAFGATNLGVREYPNVDYPLIQVRTSYPGANAAVVEAEVTEILEASINSASGIKALTSTSRDGFSYISIEFETGMDLEAAANEIRDRVSRVRRRLPDDVDEPTVYKSDSDNDPILMVSLMSDKLDPMEVSELANNHVKERLQTIPGVSEVSIWGEKRPTVRLWIDPVRLQALGVSGAEMSAALSKGNLELPSGSIEGSETTLSIRTLGRILDPKAFENIAVKTAADGTVIRISDVADIHYEPKDTRTGFKRNGKQSVTIALMAQPGSNHVEIANEFYRRVEDIRREIPDGVQLQYGRDTSINIRASIKEVVETMFIAFLLVIAIIFAFLRQGRTTLIPMVVVPVAVIGSFFVLYLCGFSINVLTLLAMVLAIGLVVDDAIVIVENIYHKIENGMTPKQAAVAGTNEIFFAVIATSVVLMAVFVPVLALGGTTGLLFREFVAVMIGTVFLSTLCALTLSPMLCSKFLRRQKQGWFFRVTEPFFDALNRGYAVLLGLFLKFRLLLFPLVAALLLAAYFCFNNMSSEMAPTEDSNAVMVNLNMPEGVTLSRTKRMADAFAEEVLSILDSNEYTEFQAGAWNAGNSRMLLFLNDDKKARRPQSEIARSIQLLGNEYPDLRVMVFEPQSISTQRGGLPVQFVLQAPNIEILRTLVPLFEEEASKSPVFSVVNTNLRFTKPELHIEILRDKANEEGVSVNDIAQAVQLAISDQTYGEFYKDGRQYDIIGAVGYQYRSMPENISMLTVKNRKGELVSLDNFITFSEQSASPSLPRYNRFSAATIQAGLVPGKTIGDGVEEMRRIAKRLLKDYPSVSTTLSGSSKEFEESSSGLYIVFLLALALVFLVLAGQFESFRAPFVIFFTVPLALAGALACLYITGQTLNIFSEIALILLIALVTKNGILIVEFANQIAANTGCSKLEAARQAAERRFRPILMTSLSTVLGAVPLILTGTPSRIAMGIAIAGGLTFATFMSLFVVPAAYSFFAGKVESGKAIDASKMA, encoded by the coding sequence ATGAGTGTAGCGAACCTATCCGTACGTCGCCCGGTCCTCATGACCGTGATGGCGCTCGTCATCATCTTGCTCGGGGCATTCGGTGCCACGAACCTGGGCGTGCGCGAATACCCGAACGTAGACTACCCGCTTATCCAGGTGCGTACATCTTACCCCGGCGCTAACGCCGCCGTGGTGGAAGCGGAAGTCACCGAAATTTTGGAAGCCTCCATCAACAGCGCATCGGGTATCAAGGCGCTTACGTCTACGAGCCGTGACGGCTTCTCCTATATCAGCATTGAATTCGAAACAGGCATGGACCTGGAAGCGGCCGCGAACGAAATCCGCGACCGCGTGAGCCGCGTGCGCCGCAGGCTTCCGGACGATGTCGACGAGCCGACGGTCTACAAATCCGACAGCGACAACGACCCGATTTTGATGGTGAGCCTCATGAGCGACAAACTCGACCCGATGGAAGTTTCGGAACTCGCGAACAACCACGTGAAGGAACGCTTGCAGACCATCCCGGGTGTCTCCGAAGTATCCATCTGGGGTGAAAAGCGCCCGACGGTGCGCCTCTGGATCGACCCTGTGCGCCTCCAGGCTTTGGGTGTTTCCGGTGCCGAGATGTCGGCCGCCCTCAGCAAGGGCAACCTCGAACTCCCTTCCGGCTCTATCGAAGGTAGCGAGACGACGCTTTCTATCCGTACGCTGGGCCGAATCCTCGACCCGAAGGCTTTCGAGAATATCGCAGTCAAGACGGCTGCCGACGGCACGGTCATCCGCATTTCCGATGTGGCGGACATCCATTACGAACCGAAGGATACGCGTACGGGCTTCAAGCGCAACGGCAAGCAGTCCGTGACGATTGCGCTCATGGCGCAGCCGGGTTCGAACCACGTGGAAATCGCCAACGAGTTCTACAGGCGCGTCGAGGACATTCGCCGCGAGATTCCCGATGGGGTGCAACTCCAGTATGGTCGCGATACCTCCATCAACATCCGCGCTTCCATCAAGGAAGTGGTGGAAACCATGTTTATCGCCTTCCTGCTGGTGATTGCGATTATCTTCGCATTTCTCCGTCAGGGCCGCACGACGCTTATCCCGATGGTGGTGGTGCCGGTTGCTGTTATCGGAAGTTTCTTCGTGCTTTACCTTTGCGGGTTCAGTATCAACGTGCTGACCTTGCTTGCGATGGTGCTTGCGATTGGCCTTGTGGTGGACGACGCCATCGTGATTGTGGAAAACATTTATCACAAGATTGAAAACGGCATGACGCCCAAGCAGGCCGCCGTCGCGGGGACGAACGAAATCTTCTTCGCGGTGATTGCGACCTCGGTGGTGTTGATGGCCGTGTTCGTGCCGGTGCTTGCGCTCGGCGGTACCACGGGCCTCTTGTTCCGTGAGTTCGTGGCGGTGATGATCGGTACGGTGTTCCTTTCGACGCTTTGCGCGCTTACGCTTTCGCCGATGCTTTGTTCCAAGTTCCTGCGCCGCCAGAAGCAGGGCTGGTTCTTCCGCGTTACGGAGCCGTTCTTCGATGCGCTCAACAGGGGTTATGCCGTATTGCTTGGGCTTTTCCTCAAGTTCCGCCTGTTGCTTTTCCCGTTGGTGGCCGCCTTGTTGCTCGCGGCGTATTTCTGCTTCAACAACATGAGTAGCGAAATGGCGCCGACCGAAGACTCGAACGCGGTCATGGTGAACCTGAACATGCCCGAAGGCGTGACGCTCTCGCGCACCAAGCGCATGGCCGATGCCTTTGCCGAAGAGGTGCTTTCGATTCTCGACAGCAATGAATATACCGAATTCCAGGCGGGTGCTTGGAACGCGGGCAACTCGAGAATGCTCCTCTTCTTGAACGACGACAAGAAGGCGCGTCGCCCGCAGAGCGAAATTGCGCGTTCCATCCAACTGCTCGGTAACGAATACCCCGACTTGCGCGTGATGGTGTTCGAACCGCAGAGCATCAGTACGCAGCGCGGTGGCCTCCCGGTGCAGTTCGTGCTGCAGGCCCCGAATATCGAAATCCTCCGCACTCTCGTGCCGCTTTTTGAAGAAGAGGCGAGCAAGAGCCCGGTGTTCAGCGTGGTGAACACGAACCTGCGCTTCACCAAGCCGGAACTCCATATCGAAATCTTGCGCGACAAGGCGAATGAGGAAGGCGTCTCGGTGAACGACATCGCCCAGGCGGTGCAGCTTGCGATTAGCGACCAGACCTATGGTGAGTTCTACAAGGATGGACGCCAGTACGATATCATCGGCGCGGTCGGTTACCAGTACCGCAGCATGCCCGAGAACATCTCGATGCTCACTGTCAAGAACAGGAAGGGCGAACTCGTGAGTCTCGATAACTTCATCACGTTCAGCGAACAGTCCGCATCGCCGTCGCTGCCGCGATACAACCGCTTCTCTGCCGCCACAATCCAGGCTGGCCTTGTGCCCGGCAAGACGATTGGCGACGGCGTGGAAGAGATGCGCCGGATTGCGAAGCGCCTGCTGAAGGATTACCCGAGCGTGAGTACCACGTTGAGCGGCTCCTCGAAGGAATTCGAAGAAAGCTCCAGCGGCCTCTACATCGTGTTCCTGCTCGCTCTTGCGCTCGTGTTCCTCGTGCTTGCGGGGCAGTTCGAAAGTTTCCGCGCTCCGTTCGTCATCTTCTTTACGGTGCCTCTCGCGCTTGCGGGTGCGCTCGCCTGCCTGTACATTACCGGACAGACGCTCAACATCTTCAGCGAGATTGCGCTTATCCTTTTGATTGCGCTCGTGACCAAGAACGGTATCTTGATTGTGGAATTTGCGAACCAGATTGCGGCCAATACCGGGTGTAGCAAGCTCGAGGCGGCTCGGCAAGCGGCGGAACGCCGCTTCCGCCCAATCCTCATGACGAGCCTTTCAACCGTATTGGGCGCGGTGCCGCTGATCCTCACCGGCACCCCGAGCCGCATAGCGATGGGTATCGCCATCGCAGGCGGTTTGACGTTCGCGACGTTCATGTCTTTGTTTGTGGTTCCTGCGGCCTACAGCTTCTTTGCGGGCAAGGTAGAATCCGGCAAGGCGATTGACGCGAGCAAGATGGCGTAA
- a CDS encoding efflux RND transporter periplasmic adaptor subunit: MQPFERDMHLTGVKKIFISIFVSVFLAACGGGDSSAPGAKGAPGGKGAPGGKGGPGGRPAREIAVEGYIAEAHEGGKTFSAMATLEPLNSVELAAAASGRLMNLYAKDGASVQKGTLLAKIDDSELRAQLKQAQSNQQLAQQKFDRVKGLYEKDGVTKADMEAAEASLKSSEASVELIKAQIAKTEVRAPFAGKLGFVNVSVGAWLTTGTPIATLREVNKLKAKFALPQRYASALKVGDAVELKDEERNISASGKVKALEASLSESSRTRQVLVEVNNAGGELLAGSYAKVNVTMQAGKAKSIPIPAEAFTLDKDGAYLFVAQGGKAKIKHVETGLRTPISVDVTAGLDEGDTVITSGLISLREGASVRIREIRHNTDYEVE; the protein is encoded by the coding sequence ATGCAACCATTTGAACGCGATATGCATCTAACAGGCGTGAAAAAGATCTTTATTTCCATTTTTGTTTCCGTATTCCTGGCAGCCTGCGGTGGCGGCGATTCATCTGCTCCTGGAGCGAAGGGTGCTCCGGGCGGTAAAGGCGCTCCGGGTGGGAAGGGTGGCCCGGGTGGCAGACCCGCTCGCGAAATCGCCGTGGAAGGCTATATTGCCGAGGCTCATGAGGGCGGCAAGACATTTTCTGCGATGGCGACGCTCGAACCCCTGAACAGCGTGGAACTTGCTGCTGCGGCTTCCGGCAGGCTCATGAATCTTTATGCTAAGGATGGCGCCTCGGTGCAGAAGGGAACGCTCCTTGCTAAAATAGATGATTCCGAACTGAGGGCGCAGCTTAAGCAGGCTCAGTCGAACCAGCAGCTCGCCCAGCAGAAGTTCGACCGCGTGAAGGGCCTTTACGAAAAAGACGGCGTCACCAAGGCTGACATGGAAGCGGCGGAGGCGTCGCTCAAGTCGTCGGAAGCGTCCGTGGAACTCATCAAGGCTCAGATTGCGAAGACCGAAGTTAGGGCCCCGTTTGCGGGCAAGCTCGGGTTCGTGAACGTTTCCGTAGGGGCGTGGCTCACGACGGGCACTCCGATTGCGACGCTCAGGGAAGTGAATAAGTTGAAAGCGAAGTTCGCGCTCCCGCAGCGTTATGCTTCCGCCCTCAAGGTGGGTGACGCTGTGGAACTCAAGGACGAGGAACGCAATATTTCTGCCAGCGGCAAGGTGAAGGCGCTCGAGGCCAGTCTTTCGGAATCGAGCCGTACGCGCCAGGTGCTGGTGGAAGTCAATAATGCGGGTGGCGAACTCCTGGCCGGTTCCTATGCGAAGGTGAACGTGACGATGCAGGCCGGGAAGGCCAAGAGCATCCCGATTCCGGCAGAAGCTTTTACGCTGGATAAAGATGGCGCCTACTTGTTCGTGGCGCAGGGCGGAAAGGCGAAAATCAAGCATGTGGAAACGGGCCTCCGTACGCCTATTTCGGTTGACGTGACTGCGGGCCTTGACGAAGGCGATACCGTGATTACTTCGGGCCTGATCAGTTTGCGCGAAGGTGCTTCTGTCCGCATCAGGGAAATCCGCCACAACACCGATTACGAAGTGGAGTAG
- a CDS encoding SGNH/GDSL hydrolase family protein → MARNLGLLIALVCSLLLDACSNSIDNSENFDEGPVLKWAFVPYDSDSLLVSGRANYEMGDVLVLSWSASSVTIAFIGTALEAMSWTNGVVYLDVFVDGDEDPSSLVQIAYSEDSLSFAPVVSGLFYGPHVVTLYKRSESNVGDWYLYGMRVLGNVENALLPKRPKRKIEFVGNSITCGYDVLLTEAEVGTDFDASNESSYYGYAGQTAKRLNAEAHNICSGGHGFFINYDRTTVLTLPVVYNRTATWSLSAKPWDHDKWHPDIVVINLGTNDFASGKNDSTQFVTAAVDFVRNVRSYHPEAKIVLLDGPMLSGEYMVKCRQYLEVVKATLEDEGIKDLYRFSFEPRGDALYGVNPHPIKDEAFEDAEKLSAWIRSEFGWN, encoded by the coding sequence ATGGCAAGGAATCTCGGTTTACTTATTGCGCTGGTCTGTTCCTTGCTGTTGGATGCTTGCAGCAACAGTATTGACAATTCTGAAAATTTCGATGAGGGGCCGGTGCTAAAATGGGCCTTTGTCCCTTATGACTCGGATTCTCTGCTTGTTTCGGGCCGTGCCAATTACGAGATGGGCGACGTCCTGGTTTTGTCGTGGTCCGCGTCGTCCGTAACGATAGCCTTTATCGGTACGGCGCTGGAGGCGATGAGTTGGACGAACGGTGTTGTTTATCTGGATGTCTTTGTGGATGGGGACGAAGATCCGTCTTCGTTGGTGCAAATAGCCTATTCCGAAGATTCCCTGTCTTTCGCTCCTGTGGTCTCGGGTCTGTTCTATGGTCCGCATGTTGTTACTTTGTATAAAAGAAGCGAAAGCAACGTAGGCGACTGGTATCTGTATGGCATGCGGGTCTTGGGTAACGTGGAAAATGCTCTCTTGCCCAAGCGGCCTAAACGGAAAATCGAATTCGTCGGGAATTCCATCACGTGCGGGTATGATGTCTTGCTTACTGAGGCAGAGGTTGGGACGGATTTTGATGCGTCCAACGAAAGTTCGTATTATGGTTATGCGGGACAGACGGCGAAGAGGCTCAATGCGGAAGCGCACAACATCTGTAGCGGCGGGCATGGGTTCTTTATCAATTATGATAGAACGACGGTGCTAACGCTTCCCGTCGTGTACAACAGGACGGCGACTTGGTCTCTTTCCGCGAAGCCTTGGGACCACGACAAGTGGCATCCCGATATTGTCGTGATAAACCTGGGGACGAACGATTTTGCGAGCGGGAAGAACGATTCAACCCAGTTCGTGACAGCGGCTGTTGATTTTGTCCGGAATGTACGTTCGTACCATCCGGAAGCGAAAATCGTTCTGCTGGATGGCCCGATGCTGTCGGGGGAATATATGGTCAAGTGCCGCCAGTATCTTGAGGTGGTGAAGGCTACTCTCGAGGACGAGGGTATAAAGGATTTGTACAGGTTCTCGTTCGAGCCGAGGGGAGATGCCTTGTACGGAGTCAATCCTCACCCGATAAAGGACGAGGCTTTTGAGGATGCCGAAAAATTGAGCGCTTGGATACGTTCGGAATTCGGCTGGAACTAG
- the rplI gene encoding 50S ribosomal protein L9: MEIILKANVPHLGKMLDVVKVKDGYARNYLFPRKLAVRATKEAKEQIENNRAALEAQFQKELAAAGDVAAKLSQISVNLERRVVEGDRLYGSVTAGDIADAITKAGVKVTRAQVDLAEPIKQVGVFTVTIKVFSDVEAQVKVWVVAEK; the protein is encoded by the coding sequence ATGGAAATTATTCTTAAGGCCAACGTTCCCCACTTGGGCAAGATGCTCGACGTCGTGAAGGTTAAGGACGGCTACGCCCGTAACTACCTCTTCCCGCGCAAGCTCGCTGTCCGTGCTACCAAGGAAGCCAAGGAACAGATCGAAAACAACCGCGCCGCTCTCGAAGCTCAGTTCCAGAAGGAACTCGCTGCCGCTGGCGATGTGGCTGCCAAGCTGTCCCAGATTTCTGTGAACCTCGAACGCCGCGTCGTCGAAGGCGACCGTCTGTACGGTTCCGTGACTGCCGGCGACATCGCCGATGCCATCACGAAGGCCGGTGTCAAGGTTACCCGTGCTCAGGTCGATCTCGCCGAACCCATCAAGCAGGTTGGCGTGTTCACTGTCACCATCAAGGTGTTCAGCGACGTCGAAGCACAGGTCAAGGTTTGGGTGGTCGCAGAGAAGTAA
- the rpsR gene encoding 30S ribosomal protein S18, with protein MAFEDKKQATRVRRKKTCWFTENNVKFIDYKDEKTLRRFISERGKIIPRRISGTSAKYQRMLNEAIKRARQMAILPFVSDSLR; from the coding sequence ATGGCTTTTGAAGATAAGAAGCAGGCTACCCGTGTCCGCCGCAAGAAGACTTGCTGGTTCACGGAAAACAACGTCAAGTTCATTGACTACAAGGACGAGAAGACTCTCCGTCGCTTCATCTCTGAACGTGGCAAGATTATCCCGCGCCGCATCTCCGGCACCTCCGCCAAGTACCAGCGTATGCTGAACGAGGCTATCAAGCGTGCTCGCCAGATGGCTATTCTCCCGTTCGTTTCGGACAGTCTGCGCTAA